One genomic window of Magnolia sinica isolate HGM2019 chromosome 3, MsV1, whole genome shotgun sequence includes the following:
- the LOC131240472 gene encoding uncharacterized protein LOC131240472 has translation MVTGTLFHCRKNSWPPEEYISKATLQLLEFDSAAPPEQAWRRRLNSHANRLKEFSVTFMEALQMVRLGVRLWSYVREEASHGRKAPIDPFTRESCKPSASQGVPLGGMGSGSISRGFRGEFRHWQIIPGLCEPSPVMANQFSIFISRDGGNKKYSSVLAPGQHEGLGKLGDQGISSWDWNLSGQHSTYHALFPRAWTIYDGEPDPELKISCRQISPFIPHNYRESSLPTSVFVYTLVNTGRERAKVSLLFTWANSIGGNSHLSGGHVNAPFLADDGVSGVLLHHKTAKGNPPVTFAIAACETQNVNVTVLPYFGLSDETHITAKDMWGKMVQDGHFDREHLSAGPSIPSSPGDTLCAAVSASAWVEPHGKCTVAFALAWSSPKIKFLKGNAYHRRYTKFYGTSERSAADLVHDALMNYKWWEEEIEKWQAPILRDERLPEWYKFTLFNELYFLVAGGTVWTDGGSPTVDENSSFGSSHHKSIKSANGDVRTTVATVNDKLCSVVEHTSSNGELNDDDEKLVPSLSRGKRNSFTNSHDDDENVGKFLYLEGVEYIMWNTYDVHFYASFALLALFPKIELSIQRDFAKAVLFEDTRKVKFLADGNSGIRKVKGAVPHDLGTHDPWLEMNAYNIHDTSKWKDLNPKFVLQVYRDFAATGDMSFGMDVWPAVCAAIEYMEQFDRDGDGLTENDGFPDQTYDAWTVHGISAYCGCLWLSALQAAATMASRLGDKAFEEKCRNKFQKAKPVFEAKLWNGSYFNYDSGASSTSRSIQADQLAGQWYTASSGLPPLFDESKIRSALQKVFEFNVMKVRGGRMGAVNGMNPNGKVDDSCMQSREVWTGVTYSVAATMLLSGMEHQGFTTAEGIFISGWSEEGFGYWFQTPEGWTMDGHYRSLLYMRPLAIWAMQWALSPPKAILEAPKTNVMDRTSYNSPFNSKTNESSLRKNRTKSRCFGNSVFHCDC, from the exons ATGGTTACGGGAACGTTATTCCATTGCCGGAAGAATTCATGGCCGCCAGAGGAGTATATTAGCAAGGCGACGTTGCAGTTG CTGGAGTTTGATAGTGCTGCTCCACCAGAACAGGCATGGAGGAGGAGACTGAACAGCCATGCTAATAGACTAAAGGAATTTAGTGTAACGTTTATGGAGGCATTGCAGATG GTTCGTCTTGGTGTTCGTTTGTGGTCATATGTTAGGGAAGAAGCTTCTCACGGAAGG AAAGCACCAATTGATCCATTTACTCGTGAAAGTTGTAAGCCCTCAGCTTCCCAAGGCGTCCCACTTGGAGGGATGGG AAGTGGTAGCATATCGAGAGGTTTCAGAGGAGAATTCAGGCACTGGCAAATTATTCCTGGTTTATGTGAACCATCTCCTGTTATGGCCAATCAGTTCTCT ATTTTCATATCTCGAGATGGTGGAAACAAAAAGTACTCATCAGTTTTAGCCCCTGGACAACATGAAGGATTAGG AAAATTAGGCGATCAGGGTATATCATCGTGGGACTGGAATTTGAGTGGTCAACATTCCACATATCATGCCTTATTTCCAAGGGCTTGGACAATCTATGATG GTGAACCAGACCCAGAGCTGAAGATTTCATGTCGCCAAATATCACCGTTCATACCACATAATTATCGAGAGAGCAGTCTTCCTACTTCTGTCTTTGTTTACACA TTAGTGAACACTGGAAGAGAGAGGGCAAAAGTCAGCCTGCTCTTCACCTGGGCG AATTCAATTGGAGGAAACTCACACCTATCAGGAGGTCATGTGAACGCGCCATTCTT AGCGGACGATGGAGTTTCCGGTGTCCTCCTACATCACAA GACTGCGAAAGGCAACCCTCCTGTTACTTTTGCTATTGCTGCATGCGAAACTCAAAACGTCAATGTGACCGTTTTGCCATACTTTGGGCTGTCTGATGAAACTCACATCACAGCTAAGGATATGTGGGGGAAAATGGTGCAG GATGGGCATTTTGATAGAGAACATCTCAGTGCTGGACCAAGTATTCCATCATCACCTGGAGATACACTTTGTGCAGCGGTATCGGCTTCTGCCTGGGTAGAGCCTCATGGAAAGTGCACTGTTGCATTTGCTTTAGCATGGTCATctccaaaaataaaatttctgAAGGGAAATGCATACCACAG GAGATACACAAAGTTCTACGGCACTTCTGAAAGATCAGCGGCTGACTTGGTACATGATGCTTTGATGA ATTATAAGTGGTGGGAGGAAGAGATTGAGAAATGGCAAGCCCCTATCCTCAGAGATGAAAGGCTTCCAGAATG GTACAAATTCACTTTGTTCAATGAGCTCTACTTTTTGGTTGCTGGAGGAACAGTTTGGACAG ATGGCGGATCTCCCACTGTAGATGAGAATTCAAGCTTCGGCAGCAGTCACCACAAATCTATAAAATCTGCTAATGGCGATGTGAGAACGACTGTAGCCACAGTAAATGACAAGCTGTGTTCAGTTGTAGAGCATACCAGTTCCAATggtgaattaaatgatgatgatgaaaaatTGGTTCCGAGTTTATCTCGGGGGAAGAGAAATAGTTTCACAAATTCACACGATGATGATGAGAATGTTGGGAAGTTTCTGTATTTGGAGGGAGTAGAGTACATCATGTGGAATACGTATGATGTACATTTTTATGCATCTTTTGCTCTTCTGGCGTTATTCCCCAAAATAGAGCTTAGCATCCAACGTGACTTTGCAAAGGCTGTCTTATTTGAGGATACAAGAAAAGTCAAGTTTCTGGCTGATGGGAACTCGGGAATTCGTAAAGTTAAAGGAGCTGTCCCTCATGATCTGGGGACACATGACCCTTGGCTTGAAATGAATgcgtacaacatacatgacacgAGTAAATGGAAGGATCTCAACCCAAAGTTCGTGCTTCAGGTGTATAGGGATTTTGCAGCGACAGGGGATATGTCCTTCGGAATGGATGTGTGGCCAGCAGTTTGTGCTGCTATTGAGTATATGGAACAGTTTGACCGAGACGGTGATGGTCTCACTGAGAATGATGGATTCCCAGATCAGACATATGATGCTTGGACCGTGCATGGCATCAGCGCTTACTGTGGATGCCTGTGGCTTTCTGCTCTACAAGCTGCAGCTACCATGGCAAGTCGTCTTGGGGACAAGGCTTTTGAGGAGAAGTGTAGGAACAAGTTTCAGAAGGCCAAACCGGTTTTTGAAGCAAAACTGTGGAATGGCTCATATTTTAACTATGACAGCGGGGCAAGTAGCACCAGTAGGTCTATACAAGCAGACCAATTGGCTGGCCAATGGTATACAGCTTCCTCTGGCTTGCCTCCCCTATTTGATGAGAGCAAAATCAGGAGTGCCCTCCAGAAAGTATTTGAGTTCAATGTAATGAAAGTGAGAGGAGGGCGTATGGGTGCTGTCAATGGTATGAACCCCAATGGTAAGGTGGACGATTCGTGCATGCAGTCGCGAGAAGTATGGACTGGTGTAACCTACAGCGTGGCAGCCACCATGCTTCTTTCTGGGATGGAGCACCAGGGGTTTACTACCGCAGAAGGTATTTTCATCTCCGGATGGTCAGAAGAGGGATTCGG GTACTGGTTCCAGACACCCGAAGGATGGACGATGGATGGCCACTACCGATCCCTGCTTTATATGAGGCCTCTTGCGATCTGGGCCATGCAGTGGGCCTTGTCTCCACCCAAGGCGATTCTAGAAGCCCCAAAAACAAATGTCATGGATAGAACCAGCTACAACTCGCCATTCAACTCGAAAACAAATGAGTCTAGTCTGAGGAAGAACAGGACCAAGAGCAGGTGTTTTGGAAACTCCGTCTTTCATTGCGACTGCTGA